From Drosophila yakuba strain Tai18E2 chromosome 2L, Prin_Dyak_Tai18E2_2.1, whole genome shotgun sequence, one genomic window encodes:
- the LOC6528956 gene encoding uncharacterized protein LOC6528956, giving the protein MFLQCPSVLRVSKHIAHDTSEFSSGSRQNTDTLSDCWLESNSSQDSCSGQSSRLKLALLDYKQFNAARTVQCHVRGFLTRRNLKRQIAAATTISRWWRGFWVRKSKFSFMQQLLQQRIIQYHHDMATKIQALFRGWMTRQYFQDFQGMKSLRIQYVEDMISSLYRKLHKMRKEHLLPGIYALRESDLLSKIEDLSCTFGYRFHNGRVRAAIAMKRSFINDRRHEFRKGNTYSKAPYPGPFIENLPDLELTLPKRMTPRLQRTILVYDKSMRDKYVQKVYMNYSTKRRMSMHVWRENMRNRFCKDFVKRIMAKRNMARNAYEYKSTKFYLDDLLTTADEYNCFCKPQVKEDSLCQ; this is encoded by the exons ATGTTCCTGCAATGTCCTTCGGTGTTGCGAGTCTCTAAACACATTGCACATGACACTAGCGAATTCAGTTCTGGAAGCCGTCAGAACACGGACACTTTGAGCGATTGCTGGTTGGAGTCAAATAGTAGTCAGGATTCCTGCTCCGGGCAATCTAGTCGACTGAAACTTGCCCTCCTGGATTACAAACAGTTCAACGCTGCAAGGACCGTTCAGTGTCATGTGAGGGGGTTTTTGACCAGAAGGAATCTTAAAAGGCAGATCGCTGCTGCCACCACTATTAGCAGGTGGTGGCGTGGCTTCTGGGTGCGCAAGTCAAAGTTCTCCTTTAtgcagcagctgttgcagcAGAGGATCATCCAGTACCACCACGATATGGCCACCAAGATCCAGGCCCTGTTCCGCGGGTGGATGACTCGCCAGTACTTCCAGGACTTCCAGGGCATGAAGTCGCTCCGAATACAGTATGTGGAAGATATGATTAGTTCGCTTTACAGAAAGCTCCACAAAATGCGAAAGGAACATTTGCTTCCGGGCATTTATGCATTAAGAGAATCTGA CTTACTTAGTAAGATCGAGGACCTTTCGTGTACCTTTGGCTACCGCTTCCATAACGGACGAGTCCGAGCAGCCATTGCCATGAAGCGATCTTTCATAAACGACAGGCGACATGAGTTCCGAAAGGGAAATACCTATTCCAAAGCGCCTTATCCGGGACCCTTTATAGAAAACCTTCCCGACTTGGAACTTACATTGCCAAAGAGAATGACACCGCGCTTGCAGCGTACGATTTTGGTATATGACAAATCGATGAGGGATAAGTATGTACAGAAGGTGTACATGAACTATTCAACCA AACGCCGTATGAGCATGCATGTGTGGCGAGAAAATATGCGAAATCGCTTTTGCAAGGATTTCGTGAAGCGCATTATGGCTAAAAGGAACATGGCACGAAACGCATATGAGTACAAAAGCACTAAATTCTATCTTGACGATCTTCTTACGACCGCCGATGaatataattgtttttgcaaGCCCCAGGTAAAAGAAGATAGCTTGTGCCAATAG